The window TATGTTGCGTGTTGGTATAGATTTGTATGATTTTCTTTTTAATTTCTGCATTAATCTCTTTGCCTTCAAGAAAGTCATCAATTTGATCATATTTGATACCCAACGCTAATTCATCTGCTTTAGAAGGGGAGTGACACTCTAGATCGGCGGTTGGTGTTTTATTAATCAGTTGTAGCGGTGCGCCCAATGTTTGAGCTATTTGTCTTATCTGGCGTTTATTGAGGCCAAATAATGGGGCTAGATCACAAGCGCCATCACCATATTTTGTGTAAAACCCGGTGACATTTTCAGCAGAATGGTCGGTACCAATGACTAAGCCACCTAAAATTCCTGCAATTTCAAATTGAATGATCATACGTGTGCGAGCCTTAACATTGCCCTTGGCAAAATCAATGGCAAATTCAGATTGTGTTAATAAGCCTTGTTCTTCAAGCGCACTTAAGGACTCACGATGAATTTCATCCGCGCCTGGTTTAACATTAACGGCTAAACTTTTGTCAGGCTTAATAAAGGCCAACGATGTTTGGGCAT of the sulfur-oxidizing endosymbiont of Gigantopelta aegis genome contains:
- the nadE gene encoding ammonia-dependent NAD(+) synthetase, producing MDAQTIIDDMKVLPEIDAEFEIQRRITFIQTQLKQSGLKHLILGISGGIDSTTCGRLAQLAVTQLNEQETDANYQFIAVRLPYGVQADEVDAQTSLAFIKPDKSLAVNVKPGADEIHRESLSALEEQGLLTQSEFAIDFAKGNVKARTRMIIQFEIAGILGGLVIGTDHSAENVTGFYTKYGDGACDLAPLFGLNKRQIRQIAQTLGAPLQLINKTPTADLECHSPSKADELALGIKYDQIDDFLEGKEINAEIKKKIIQIYTNTQHKRQAIPTIYG